CGACCGGTTGGCGTCTCGACTCGGATCGCTTGCGGGCCGCCTGCACGCCGAGAACGAAGCTGATCGTCGTGAACACTCCGCACAACCCGACCGGAGCCGTCCTCACGCGCGAGGAGTTGAAGGGCCTCGCGCAAGTCGCGCTGGACTTCGACCTCTTCGTCGTGTCGGACGAGGTGTACGACCGACTCACCTTCGACCGTCCGCACGTGCCCGTCGCGTCCCTGCCCGGCATGCGCGAGCGGACGGTGACGGTCGGAGCGGCGAGCAAGACTTTTTCCGTGACGGGCTGGCGCGTCGGGTGGGCCATCGCGAGCCCCGAGGTCACGCGCCGTCTGCGCGCCGTCCACCAATTCGTGACCTTCGTGGCGCCGACGCCTTTTCAAGCGGCGATCGCCGTCGCGATGGAGGCGGCGCAAGAAAGCGGCTTCTACCGAGAGCTCGCGTCCTCCCTGCGAGCGAAGCGCGACGTCCTCTCGAACGCCTTGAAAGCGGCGGGCCTCTCGCCGACCTCCGCGCACGGCGGGTACTTCGTTCTCGCCGACACGACGACCGTCGCGCCGACCGCGACCGAAGCGGCCGAACGTCTCTTGAGCGAGGTCGGCGTGGCGGGCATTGCGCTGAGCGCGTTCTACCTGCCGACGTCAGGCGCGAGCGCGCCGAACGCGGTGCGCTTCGCGTTTTGCAAGCGCGACGAGGTGCTGGACGAAGCGGCGCGGCGCTTGGACGCGTGGCGCGAACACGGAGGTGCGAGATGACGGGTCCCACGGCAGCGGAAACGAGCGCGGACGGCGCATTCGTGCGACAACCATACCGATTTCGAGGGCGCTTCAGC
This genomic stretch from Deinococcus yavapaiensis KR-236 harbors:
- a CDS encoding aminotransferase class I/II-fold pyridoxal phosphate-dependent enzyme, with the translated sequence MPRLPAPPTSGESIFAETTRRATQLGAVNLGQGFPDWEPPEVLRSALRDVLTSDVHQYGPPPGFPRLRAVIAASVKDALGFCPDPDTEVTVTVGASEALYEAAAALVERGDEAIVLEPAYDLYAEVLKRAGAHVIGVPLEASPTGWRLDSDRLRAACTPRTKLIVVNTPHNPTGAVLTREELKGLAQVALDFDLFVVSDEVYDRLTFDRPHVPVASLPGMRERTVTVGAASKTFSVTGWRVGWAIASPEVTRRLRAVHQFVTFVAPTPFQAAIAVAMEAAQESGFYRELASSLRAKRDVLSNALKAAGLSPTSAHGGYFVLADTTTVAPTATEAAERLLSEVGVAGIALSAFYLPTSGASAPNAVRFAFCKRDEVLDEAARRLDAWREHGGAR